From Bacilli bacterium PM5-9:
TTTGTACTCCAAGTTCCAAGTTTATAGTATGTGCCTTCAGTAGAAACAGATGTGAAAGTTAAACCTTTATTGCTTATTTTATATCTATTTACTGATACAAACTTAAAATTAACTCCATTAGAATAGCTTGCTGTAAATCGTCTTGCTCCATATTCTTTAATAACATCATTAGCATACCAACCACCATTGGTAGCTGATCTCATTTTAAAATTAGAATCTTCAGACTCATCTTTTAATTCTATAACAATCTCACTACCATCAAACGACTTCTTTTTCTCAATCAAATAATTTGAATTATTTAATTCATACTTTTTTTGAGATTCTACCAAGTTTTTATTTATCTCCTTTGTCTTCATTTTCATATATTCATATTGAGTTAATTTATCATACTTATTTATAACTTTGAATATATCATTACTTTTTTTACTTGGACTGTCAACACTTTAATGGACAATTATTATAAGGAATCATTTACTCTATATTCAACTGGGGATTGATATCCAAGTGTTGAATGTACTCTATC
This genomic window contains:
- a CDS encoding hypothetical protein (product_source=Hypo-rule applied), whose protein sequence is MVESQKKYELNNSNYLIEKKKSFDGSEIVIELKDESEDSNFKMRSATNGGWYANDVIKEYGARRFTASYSNGVNFKFVSVNRYKISNKGLTFTSVSTEGTYYKLGTWSTKLTSIPDRTATQTGHDIDSLVVFKHSMGIPNTPFSIGGEIYLRSYIKIKKWDVRKKYMVLTQKAKWNLY